The window GGCGTGCAGGGCTTCCGGATAGCCGGCGGTGGTGTCGGCAGCGACGAGGCGGGCGACGAGGTCGGGGCGGTCGAGCGCCAGCGTCAGCCCGACCATGCCGCCGAGCGACACCCCGACCCAAGCCGTCCCGGCGGCCCCGAGCCCGTCGAGGAGCTCAGCCGCGTCCCCCGCAAGCTCCGCCATCGCGTAGGGCCCGTTCGGGGCGGGGCTCGCGCCGTGCCCGCGCAGGTCGAGCCGCAGCACGCGGTGGCGCCGGGCCAGCCGCGCCGCGAGGTCGTCGAAGAGCGTGAGGTTGCTCGCCAGCGAATGGGCGAGCGTGACCCAGGGCCCGTCCCCCTCGATCCTGTGGTGCAGCCTCATCGCCCTGCCCTTCCGTTCCCGACCGCGGAGACCTTCACCCGTCGTTCCGGCCCCCGTAGCGCCGCACGCGGATGTCGGCCTGCTCGGCGTGGCCGACGAAGCCCTCGAGCCGGCACAGGCGCGCGCAGCGCTCGCCGACGGCCGCGCTCGCGGCGTCGGTCGTGACTCGCTGGTAGGTGCAGGTCTTGAGGAACTTGCCGACCCAGAGCCCGCCGGTGTAGCGCGCGGCCTTGCGGGTCGGCAGCGTATGGTTGGTGCCGATGACCTTGTCGCCGTAGGCCACGTTGGTGCGGGGCCCGAGGAACAGCGCTCCGTAATTGGTCATGCGGGCGAGGAAGAAGTCCGGGTCGCGCGTCATCACCTGGACGTGCTCCGAGGCGATTCGGTCGGCCTCGCGCACCATCTCCTCGTCGTCCGCGCAGACGATCACCTCGCCGTAGTCGGCCCAGGACCGGCCCGCGAGGTCGGCCGTGCCGAGGGTGCCGAGTTGACGCTCGATCTCCGCCATCGTGTCGCGCGCGAGCTTCTCGGAGGTCGTCAGCAGGACCGCGGGCGAGTTGATGCCGTGCTCCGCCTGGCCCAGGAGGTCGGTCGCGCAGATCTCGCCGTCGACGCTGTCGTCGGCGATCACCAGGGTCTCGGTCGGACCGGCGAAGAGGTCGATGCCGACGCGCCCGAAGAGCTGGCGCTTGGCCTCGGCCACGAAGGCGTTGCCCGGACCCACCAGCATGTCGACCGGGGCGATCGTTTCCGTCCCGAGCGCCATGGCGGCGACGGCCTGGACGCCGCCGAGCACGTAGATCTCGTCGGCGCCCCCGAGGTGCATGGCGGCGACGATCGCGGGGTGAGGCTCCCCGCCGAAGGGCGGCGCGCAGGCGACGACGCGCCCCACCCCCGCCACCTTGGCGGTGACCACGCTCATATGCGCGGAGGCCACCATCGGATACTTGCCGCCGGGGACGTAGCAGCCGACCGCCGCGACGGGGATGTGCCTGTGGCCGAGCACGACGCCCGGCAGCGTCTCGACCTCCACGTCCGCCATGGAGGCGCGCTGGGCCCGCGCGAAGTTCCGCACCTGGTCCTGGGCGAAGCGAATGTCGTCGAGGTCGCGGGCGGACACCCGCGACAGGGCCCGCTCCACCTCGCCTTCCGACAGGCGAAAGCTGTCCGGCGACCAGCGGTCGAACTTCGCCGACAGGTCGCGCACGGCCGCGTCGCCCCGTGCGCCGACGTCGGCCAGGATGCCTTCCACCGTGGCCCGCGTCGCGGCATCTGCGGCGGCTGCGGCCTCCGCGTCCCGGCCGCGCTTCAGATATCGTGCCATCGCTTCCCTCCCATGGTCCCGGTCGTCGCGCTCCTCAGCGCACCCGGCAGTCGGGCTCCAGGCCCGTCGCGGCGATGGCTGCGACGGCGCAGGTCTCGTCGTTGTCCGACGTGTCTCCGCTGACGCCGACGGCGCCCACGATCTCCCCGTCCTGCCGCACCAGCACGCCGCCGGGGACCGGGATCATCCGCCCGGAGGAAGCAGCCGCGAGCGCCCCGAAGAACACCGGTGCGGACGCGGCTCTCTCGGCCAGCGCACGGGATGGCAGGCCCATGCCCAGCGCTCCCCATGCCTTGCCCAGGGCGATCTCGAAGCGCAGGATTCCCGAGCCGTCGCTCCGCTTGGCCGTCTTGACGTGCCCACCCGCGTCCAGGACCACGACAGTCAGGGGTGCGAAGCCGCGCGCGACGCCTTCAGAAAGGCAAGCTTCGGCGATCCTGTCCGACACAGCCAGGGAAAGGCTCGACATGATCACTCCTGACGTCCCGGGATGCGGACGACTGCACACGCCGGATGCGTTACGCCGCGCAGCTCTCCGCCGCGCCGGTAAGGTGACCTCGACCTATCGTGAGCCCCCCCCGCGCACGAAATGATCGTTCCTGATCCCCCTCATCAACAAAGATGATGCGGCAGCGCCGTCGAACAAATTCCTATGTCGCCGCTCGACTCAAACCCGGTCGGGCCTGCATGCCGCCGCACCCTTGAGGTCTTCTTTCGAGAACGGCACATCACGGACGTCGGGATATTTCCCCGCCGATACCACCGAGCGTCGCGGGAATGATCAGGGTGG is drawn from Lichenibacterium dinghuense and contains these coding sequences:
- the hisD gene encoding histidinol dehydrogenase, translating into MARYLKRGRDAEAAAAADAATRATVEGILADVGARGDAAVRDLSAKFDRWSPDSFRLSEGEVERALSRVSARDLDDIRFAQDQVRNFARAQRASMADVEVETLPGVVLGHRHIPVAAVGCYVPGGKYPMVASAHMSVVTAKVAGVGRVVACAPPFGGEPHPAIVAAMHLGGADEIYVLGGVQAVAAMALGTETIAPVDMLVGPGNAFVAEAKRQLFGRVGIDLFAGPTETLVIADDSVDGEICATDLLGQAEHGINSPAVLLTTSEKLARDTMAEIERQLGTLGTADLAGRSWADYGEVIVCADDEEMVREADRIASEHVQVMTRDPDFFLARMTNYGALFLGPRTNVAYGDKVIGTNHTLPTRKAARYTGGLWVGKFLKTCTYQRVTTDAASAAVGERCARLCRLEGFVGHAEQADIRVRRYGGRNDG
- a CDS encoding GlcG/HbpS family heme-binding protein gives rise to the protein MSSLSLAVSDRIAEACLSEGVARGFAPLTVVVLDAGGHVKTAKRSDGSGILRFEIALGKAWGALGMGLPSRALAERAASAPVFFGALAAASSGRMIPVPGGVLVRQDGEIVGAVGVSGDTSDNDETCAVAAIAATGLEPDCRVR